The following are encoded in a window of uncultured Sphaerochaeta sp. genomic DNA:
- a CDS encoding carbohydrate ABC transporter permease produces MRYNKKTLLKRALEILIILIWVFPLVWMVITSLKLEEEVITKTFSFWPQNPTFANYIKAFTSTYILNWMGNSFIVAIGAMLLTLIVDAPIAYAFAKIRFRGRNLLFWAVMGGMMVPFQVLIVPLYMQFNSYGMINTLAAAFLPRVALPIGIFILKQFYEGIPSDLEEAAFIDGASRYRIFLKIILPLGQSAMATVIILSFINAWNDFLWPLIVINDTIKYTITVGIANFQGTHGTQYALIMAGAAVASIPQILFYIFFRKKIIAGIATSGLKG; encoded by the coding sequence ATGAGATACAACAAGAAAACACTTCTCAAACGAGCGCTGGAAATCCTCATCATCCTGATCTGGGTCTTCCCCTTGGTGTGGATGGTGATCACCAGCTTGAAACTGGAAGAGGAGGTCATTACCAAGACATTCTCTTTTTGGCCACAGAACCCCACCTTTGCAAACTATATCAAGGCCTTCACATCCACCTATATTCTCAACTGGATGGGAAACTCATTCATTGTCGCCATTGGGGCCATGTTGCTTACCCTGATAGTGGATGCTCCCATTGCCTATGCGTTTGCAAAGATACGTTTCAGAGGACGTAATTTGCTGTTTTGGGCAGTCATGGGAGGGATGATGGTTCCCTTCCAGGTATTGATCGTCCCACTCTATATGCAGTTCAACTCCTATGGAATGATCAACACCCTGGCCGCAGCATTCCTTCCCCGTGTTGCCCTCCCGATTGGAATCTTTATTTTGAAACAGTTCTATGAGGGCATACCCAGCGACCTTGAGGAGGCTGCCTTTATTGATGGTGCCTCCAGATACCGCATCTTCCTCAAGATCATTCTTCCCTTGGGACAGTCTGCAATGGCTACAGTAATTATCCTCTCCTTCATCAATGCCTGGAATGACTTCCTCTGGCCCTTGATCGTGATCAACGATACGATCAAGTACACAATTACCGTCGGTATAGCAAACTTCCAGGGAACCCATGGCACACAATATGCCTTGATCATGGCAGGTGCAGCCGTAGCTTCCATTCCCCAGATCCTCTTCTACATCTTCTTCAGGAAGAAGATCATCGCAGGAATCGCCACCAGTGGGTTGAAGGGGTAG